GCGGGGACAGGTAGGTGAAGCCGAGCGCCATGTTGGCCCACAACCCCATGCTGCGCTGGAACTGTCCGGTGTAACCGAGTGCAGCCAGCTGAGCGTCATCGGTACTCATGTCGGGTCGTCCGTCGACCTGGCCCACGGGCCCTCCTCGTCGTCGCATCGCCCGTGGAGCCAACGATCAGCACCGGGGGCAGGGGAGGAAAACATATAGAGCCATATGTCCAACCACAAGGTCCTGCCGTCGAAGACGTCGGCGCAAGACGCCAAGCCGTCGCCGGGGAGTCGGTCACCGCGTGCGAGCGTGTCGACCCGGGCTCGGCCGGTGAGCCGACCCACGCGAACGCCGGCACCGGTGCCCGGGAAGAGCCAGTCCCCTGCACCCGCCCACCTCTCCCGATTGCACTCCGCCTCGCGGGCGACGAGGAGCGCATGAGGACGGAGCGCGCGTGGTGCGCGGTCGATCAGCAACCAGTACCGCCCCCACGCAGGCCGCGATGCATACAGATGGATTTAGAGCATCACAAGGCGGAGAGACCTGCCGATACATATGGAAAGGCAGTCTTGAGAAGCAGGGGGAAGACCGGCCATGCGCAGCATCAGGGGTCAGCTCGTGGTCAGGGTGATGGCGATGACCATCGCCATCCTGGCGGTGGTGGTGACGGTGGTCGCGCTACGGGCCTCCTCGACCGGTGAACGCCAGGCCGAGCTGTACAACCGGACCCTGGCCGCCGATCAGGCGTCCTCGGTGCAGCTCACGCTGCGCCAAGCAGTCGTCACCGTCGACACACTGGCTGGTGCGCTAGCTGCGCTGCACCAGAACGGCGGGGCCTCGAGGACCGCCGTCACCGCCGCGGTCCATGACACCCTCGTGGCGAACCCCTCTCTGCTGGGCGTGGCGACGGCGTGGGAACCGAACGCCTTCGACGGACGCGACGCCGCTTTCGCCGGTGCGAGCGGGAGCTCCGCAGACGGCCGCTACGGCGTCTACTGGTACCGCAGCGGCGGCGAGTTGTCCTTCACCACCCTGACCAGCATGGACGACCCGTCACAGGGCGACTGGTACCTCGGCCCACGCCAGAGCCTGAAGGCGATGCTGACCGAGCCGTACACCTACAAGCTGGACGGCAAAGAAGTCTTGATGACCACGGCCACGGCGCCGGTGCTCGTGCAGGGCCAGTTCCTCGGGGTCGTCACCGCGGACCTGGCGCTGACCGACCTGACGGCGAAGCTGCAGGCCATCAAGCCCTACGGCAACGGGTACGTCTCGCTGCTGAGCGACAAGGGCAACGTCGTCGCCGGCCCCAGCGCCCAGGCGCTGGGCAAGCCACTGCAGGGCCCCCTGGCCGCTGTGGCGCAGCAGGTCAGCGCCCAGCGCACCGCACAGACCACGAGCCTGAACGACCCGTCGTCGGGCGGCGAGGCTCTGGCCGCGGTGGCTCCGGTCGCCGTCACTGACGACCAGACGTGGGCGCTGGTGGTCTCCGCGCCCCGCGCCACAGTACTGGCCGACGTCGCACGAACGACATGGCTGATCGTGCTGGTCGGCCTGGTGGCTGTGGTCCTGGCCGGCGCGCTGACCTGGTGGATCGGGACCGGACTGGTCCGTCCTGTGCGCGCCCTGCGGGACAGCCTCATCGACATCGCTGACGGCGAGGGCGACCTGACCCGCCGGGTGGACTCCGCTCGCCACGATGAGCTGGGTCAGCTCGGAGGGGCGTTCAACCGCTTCGCCGACACGGTCGCTGCCACCGTTCGCGAGATCACCACCGAGGCCGACTCACTGCACCGCGCCGCTGGGGCACTGGACAGCACCAACCGATCCCTGACCACCGACATCGATGCCTCCGCGACACGATGCAGCGAGGTCGCCGGCCAGGCCGGTGCCGCCAGCGCCGAGGTCACCACCATCGCCTCGGCTGCCGAGGAGATGGGCGCCTCCATCGCTGAGATCGCACGCGGCACCCACGAAGCCTCCCGCATCGCTGCCGAAGCGGTGCAGGTCTCTAGCTCCACGGAGACCGTCTTCGAGGCTCTGTCGACCAGTTCCACTGAGATCGGCGCCATCGTGGCCACCATCACCGGTATCGCCCAGCAGACCAACCTCCTGGCCCTGAACGCCACCATCGAAGCCGCCCGCGCCGGAGAGGCCGGCAAGGGCTTCGCGGTGGTCGCCGGAGAGGTCAAGGACCTGTCGGGGCAGACCGCTCGGGCCACCGACGACATCGAACAGCGCATCACCCGCCTGCTCAGCGACGTCGGCTCCGCCTCCAGCTCGGTGTCCACGATCGGGACCGTGGTGGGTGATCTTGATGGGATCCAGACCTCCGTGGCCAGCGCCGTGGAGGAGCAGACCGCGGTCACCGCCGAGATCGCGACGGGGGTCACCCGCGCCGCGCTGGCCACGACCGCCATCGCCGACACGATCGTGCAGGTGGCTGCCGCCGCGGAGAGCATGCGGTTCAGCGCGGCCGCCGCCCGAGCCTCCGTGCAGGACGTCAGCGCCACCGCCGAGCGCATGCGGGCCCTCGTGGGTCGGTTCAGGGTCTGAACATCCTCTGCGCCAACGCCGCTCGATCACGTTGCGTCCGGTGTGCCTGTGGCTCACTGGATGCGACGTGGTCGACGACGAGCAACGGTCCCGGCATCGTGGTCTGTCGACGGGGGGTGATCGCTGAACCCGCGAACGGGCCTCGACCGCATCCTGGGCCCACCGCGGCAGCACACGGAAGGTGAGGGCGGCTGTCAGGCGCCAGATGCCCGACGGCGCTCTGGACTGGGCGTCACAGCGGTCGGTGGCCGATCAGCGCACCTTCCAGGACGCGCAAGACGGCTGGTGCTGACTCTCCGGACCGGTGCACCAGTAGCAGCGAAGTCTGCAGGGAGACGTCCTGCAGCCGGGCGTAGCGCACACCAGGCATGGACAGACCCGAGAGGCACTCGGGCACCAGCGCCACCGCGGTCCCCGCGCCCACCAGAGCAAGGGCCGCGAGGTAGTCGCGCACTGCGATGACCGCTGGGGGGCTCAAGCAGCCTGCCGCCGCAACGGCAGCGACTTCGTCACGAGCGTCGTGTGCTTCCCCGAAGGACGGGACGGCGAACCGCTCGCCTGCGAGCTCATGGGCGAGCACCGCGCCGGACCTTCCCGAGCGGTGACGTTCGGGTACTGCCAGCAGCACGTCCTCACGACGGACCACGGTCTTGGACAAGCTGTCTGGCAGCTCGGGCCGGTCGCGCAGCAGTCCGACGTCGATCCTCCCGGCCACCAGCGCCTCAACCTGCTCGGGCGTGGCCATCTCCTCTATGAGGATCTTCACTGCGGAGTCCTCGATCACGTGGGCGACTGCGTCAGCCAGGACACCGGAGTAGGCAGCTGAGGCGACGTAGCCCACCCGCACACGACCCAGGAGCCCCTCGCCCGCAGCGCGCCCGACCGATTCGGCCTGCTCGACGGCCTGGAGCACCTTGTGGGCCTCCGGCAGGAAGACCTCACCGGCAGCGGTCAGCCGGGGGGTCGTGCGTCGGCCTCGTTCCAGCAGCCGGACCCCGAGATGGTCCTCGAGTGCCTTGAGCTGGGCGCTCACGTTGGAGGTGGCGGTCTCAAGGCCTTCGGCGGCCCGCGCGAAGTGCATCTGCTCGGCGACGGCCACGAACGCCCTCAGCCAACGCAGGTCCAACGCATCACCTCCATGCCATGACGCTACTCGGCTCGAGGAACGGGCCGAACCCGCAGAGCGCCGCCGTGGGGTGAGTCGGTCGGGGCGATCTCATGGGTGGTGCGGTGCGAACCACCCGGGGCTCTCACCGCACCACCTGAGAGTTCAGCCGGCCGTGCGGATCAGCTTGCGGTTGATGAACTCTTCAATGCCTGAGCGGCCCAGCTCGCGCCCGCTGCCGCTGCCCTTGGTGCCACCGAAGGGCAGCTCGGGACTGTCTGCCGCCACGATGTTGATGAAGACCATGCCGGCGCGGATCGCGTCCGCCACGCGCTCGGCCTGCTCAGGGTCGGTGGTGAAGACGTAGGAGCCCAGCCCGAACGGGGTGTCGTTGGCCAGGTGCACCGCAGCGGCTTCGTCTGCGACGCGGTAGACCACACCGACCGGACCGAAGAACTCCTCCCGGTAGGCCTCGTTCTCGGGGGTGACGTCAGTCAGCACGGTCGTGGTGAAGACGTTGCCCTCCCTGCGCCCGCCGTGGACCAAGGTGGCTCCCTGGGCGACTGCCCGTTCGATCTGGTCCTGCAGGCGGTCAGCCGCCGCGGAGGACGACAGCGGGCCCAGGCTCACCCCGGACGGGGAGGGGGTCTGGGGGGTGATGGCCGCCAGGGCTGCGGTGAAGCGCTCCAGGAACTCCTCGTAGAGGTCCTCGACGACGATGAAGCGCTTGGCGGCGTTGCAGGCCTGCCCGGAGTTCTCCAGGCGAGCCGTCACCGCAGCTTCTACCGTGGCTGCGAGGTCGTCGGTCGAGAGCACGATGAACGGGTCAGAGCCACCCAGTTCCAGGACCACCTTCTTGAGGTTCTGGCCGGCGATCCTGGCGATCTCGGCGCCGGCGCGCGCCGAGCCGGTCAGGGAGACGCCCTGGATCCTGGGGTCAGCGATCGCCTTCTCGATCTGCTCGTAGCTGGCGTAGACGTTCTCGTAGACACCGGCGGGAACGCCGGCCTCGGTCATGATGTCTGAGATGGCCGCGGATGACTCCGGGCATTGAGGGGCGTGCTTGAGGATGACCGCGTTGCCGATCAGGAGGCTGGGTCCGGCGAAGCGGGCGACCTGGTAGTACGGGTAGTTCCACGGCATGACTCCCAGCACGACGCCGAGCGGCGCCTTGCGAACCAGGGCCGAGCCCGTGCCTCCGAGCAGCTGGATGGGTTCGTCGGCGAGGAAGTCGGCCGCCCGGTCGGCGTAGTACTCGTAGATGTCGGCGCAGAAGTCGACCTCACCCAGGCCCTGGTCGAGAGGCTTGCCCATCTCGCGCTGGATGATCTCGGCGAGCTCCTGGCGCCTCTGGCGGTGCAGGGCGGCCACGGCGCGCACCGCTGCGGCGCGCTCATGTACCGATGTGCGTGCCCAGGCCTGCTGCGCCGCATCGGCGCGCTGGAGCGTCGCGCTCATCTCTGCGTCGGTGGCAGTCGGGTAGGTGCGCAGAGTCTCACCGGTGCTGGGGTCGACGACGGCATAGTCGCTCATGGTGCTTCCTCTCCTCGGGGGGCGACGACGGGCTGCTGGACGGGTGTCGGTCAGCGGGAGGCGGCGAAGGCGTCGGCGAGGACGTCGAAGCCTTCGAGCAGCAGCTCGTCTGAGATGGACAGCGGCGGCAGGAACCGGAGCACGTTGTTGCGGGTGCCAGCGTTCAGTGCCACGACACCGGCCTGTTGGGCGAAGGCGATGACCCCTGCTACGGCTCCGGCATCAGGCTCGTGGGTGCCGGGGACCACCACCTCGGCGGCCACCATCGCGCCGCGCCCGCGGATGTCACCGATGCGAGCATCGACGGCCGCGAGGGCGCGCAGCCGTTCAGTCATCAGCTCCCCGAGGCGCTCGGCGCGTTCCAGCAGGCCTTCGGCCTCGATGGTCTCGATCGCGGCCAGGGCTGCGGCGCAGGCCACCGGATTGCCGCTGTAGGTGCCGCCGATGCCGCCGCGGTGCACGGAGTCCATGACGTCAGCACGGCCCGTGACCGCCGCTAGGGGCAGTCCTCCGGCCAGTGCCTTGGCCGAGACCACCAGGTCGGGCACCAGGCCCTCGTGCTCGCTGGCGAACCAGCGTCCTGTGCGTCCGAGCCCCGTCTGGACCTCGTCCGCGACGAAGAGGATGCCCCGCTGGCGGGCGAAGTCGGCCACCGCAGGCAGGAACCCCTCGCTGGGGACGATGAAGCCGCCCTCACCCTGGACCGGCTCGACGACCACGCAGGCGATCTGGTCGGCGCCGACCTGGATGTCCACCAGCTCGTGCAGCGCGTCCAGGGCTGCCTCCCGGGCTGTCTCCTCGTCTCCGTGCGAGGAGAAGGGGGAGGGCAGCGGAGCGCGGTAGACCTCTCCCGGGAACGGCCCGAAGCCGGACTTGTAGGGTGCGGCCTTGCCTGTCATCGCCATCGTCAGCGCTGACCGTCCGTGGTAGGCCCGGTCGAAGACCACCACCCCGGGGCGGCCCGTGGCCACGCGGGCGTACTTCACGGCGTTCTCCACGGCTTCGGCCCCGGTGTTGAACAGGGCCGTGCGCTTGGGGTGGTCGCCCGGGGTGAGCCGGTTGAGCTGCTCCGCGACAGCCACGTACCCCTCGTAGGGATTCACCAGGAAGCAGGTGTGCGTGAAGGCCTGCAGCTGGGCGGTGGCCTGTTCCACGACGCGCGGGGCGCTGTTGCCGACGCTGGTGACCGCGATGCCGCTGGCCAGGTCGATGAAGCTGTTGCCGTCGACGTCGACCAGCACCCCTCCACCGGCCGCGGCGACGTAGAACGGCTGGCTGCTTCCCAGCCCTGCAGGAAGCGCGGTGGCGCGCCGAGCTGCCAGCTCGCGGCTGCGCGGGCCGGGCACCTCGGTGATGAGGTGACGTCGCTGGGGCAGCTGCGGACCACCTAGTACGGCGATGTCGTCCAGCGTGGTCATCAGTTCTCCTCGGATCGTCATGGTGTGGTCCTGCGGGGCTGGGGCCTGGGCGCTTCAGCCGCGCAGGTAGACCGTGGTGGTCTTGGTGAAGAACTGCCGGGAGGCGGTGCCCTGCTCCTTCGGCCCCAGGGAGCTGTGTCGCCCACCGCCGAAGGGGACGTGCGGGTCGGCGCCGGCGCTCTCGTCGTTGATGTGCAGGACACCGACGTCCAGGGTGTCCACTGCGCTGAGCGCGGAGGCCAGATCGGTGGTGAAGACGGCTGCGGACAGGCCGTACTCCCCCTCTCCCGCAAGGGCGAAGGCCTCCTGGACACTGGCGGCGCGCACGACCGACAGGACGGGGCCGAACAGCTCCGTGCGCCACACATCCAGCTCGGTGGAGGGCAGCACCAGCACGCGCGGGGCACTGAACCATCCGTGCCCGGGCAGGTCGGGGCGCCCGGGGACCACGGCGCTGGCTCCCTGGTGCAGGGCGCGCTGGACACCGTCCTCCACCGTTGCCCGAGCGCTGTCGGAGATCAGCGGTCCCATGCCGGTCGCAGCATCGAGCGGGTCACCGACGACGAGGGATGCCAGGCGGGCCTGCAGCCGGTCCAGGAGCTCATCGGCCACGGGGTCCTGCACCACCAGACGCGAGGTGGCCGTGCACTTCTGGCCCGTGGAGCGAAACGCGCCCAGCACGATCTGCTCGACGGCGACATCGAGGTCGGCGTCGGCGAGCACGACCGCGGGGTTCTTGCCGCCCATCTCGGCCTGGACCGCGGCTCCGCGCTGGGCGCAGGTCGCCGCGATGGCGCGTCCGACCCCGGTGGAGCCGGTGAAGGTCACGGCGTGGACATCAGGGTGCTCGACGATGCGTGAACCGGTGCGCGCGTCAGCGATGACCAGGTTGAGCACACCGGCAGGCAGCCCGGCTTCCTGGAGGGCCTGCGCGAGGCGGACCGCGAGGAGAGGCACCACGCCGGCCGGCTTCCAGACCACCGTGTTGCCGTGCACCAGCGCCGGGGCGATCTTCCAGGCGGGAATGGCGATGGGGAAGTTGAACGGCGTGATGACGCCGACCACTCCCACCGGGCGGTGGACGACGAGGATGCGCTGCCCGCCTCGAGGAGAGTGGAACACCTGGCCGGCCTCGCGGTCAGCCTCGCCAGCGCAGTAGCGCAGGATCTGCGCCGCGCGCAGGACTTCACCGATGCCCTCGGCCAGCGTCTTGCCCTCTTCGCGGGTCAGCTCGCGTCCGTAGCGCTGGCCCTCCCGCTCGAGGACGGCCGCCGCGCCCAGCAGCACCTGAGCGCGTTCGTGGTAGGGCCGGGCTGCCCACGCAGCCGCTGCTCCGGTGGCGGCAGCCACGGCGGCGTCCACCTGGTCGCCGCTGGCCAAGCGCCCGCTGGCGACGACGTCGTCGGGGTGCGCCGGGTTGGTGGAGAGCAGCTCGGGGCCTCGCCCACTGACCCACTGTCCACCGATCAGCTGGTGCAGTTCCATCGCAGCCTCCACGGTCCTCCTTCGTGCCGACCGCCGGTCGGTGGTGAGTCATCAACGTGCTCGCAGTTCCCGGTACGGGTAGAGCGATAGCGCCGGGACGGCACCGTCCCGGTGTGGCCGTCATCGTGACCTGATCGGCCTCAGTTAACAAGGGGGTGTCACTAAACCAATCTGGAGAACAATGGTGATCGTGCTGTGGCCAGAACGTGCACCCGGAACGGCCACGGGCGGGAGCTGTGCACTCGCTCCTGTGACCGCCCCGTGCGACGCCTCTGACCAGGACCACCATCGATGATCTAGGTCGACGACCGGGGCAGATGACGTGCAGGCAACCGGGGCCGATGCCCTGACGCGCTGGTTCAGCCCCAGTGGTGGAACAGCAGCGCCTCGCCCTGCCCGCCCCCGCCACACAGGGCAGCAACCCCGGTGCCGCCTCCTCGGCGCCTCAAGGCGTGTCCGACGTGCAGGGCCAGTCGCGCTCCGGAGGCACCAACGGGGTGTCCGAGCGCGATGGCTCCGCCGTCGACGTTGACGGCTTCGGGTGCGAGACCGAGCTCGCGACAGGACTGCACAGCCACCGCCGCGAAGGCTTCGTTGAGCTCCACGACGTGCAGGTCATCTGTCCCCAATCCCTCTCTGGCCAACGCCGCCGCCACCGCGCGGGCCGGCTGCGACAGCAGCGAGGGGTCGGGTCCAGCGACCTGCCCGGCACTTCCGAGGTACGCCAGGGGCTCGCGGCCCCGCTCCCGCGCCCACGCCTCACTGGTGACCACGACGAACGCCGCACCGTCGGACAGGGGTGAGGCGTTGCCCGCCGTGATGGATCCCGAAGAGGCGAAGGCCGGACGGAGGCGGGCCAGCGAGGCGGCGCTGGTGTCATCGCGCACGCCCTCGTCGTGCTCCACCACGATGTCCTGCCCGCGCCGCTGGGGGACCCTGACCGTGACGACCTCCTCAGCCAGGCGTCCAGCGTCGCGGGCAGCAGCAGCGCGTGCGTGAGAGGCCAGCGC
The Quadrisphaera sp. RL12-1S DNA segment above includes these coding regions:
- a CDS encoding aldehyde dehydrogenase family protein; translation: MELHQLIGGQWVSGRGPELLSTNPAHPDDVVASGRLASGDQVDAAVAAATGAAAAWAARPYHERAQVLLGAAAVLEREGQRYGRELTREEGKTLAEGIGEVLRAAQILRYCAGEADREAGQVFHSPRGGQRILVVHRPVGVVGVITPFNFPIAIPAWKIAPALVHGNTVVWKPAGVVPLLAVRLAQALQEAGLPAGVLNLVIADARTGSRIVEHPDVHAVTFTGSTGVGRAIAATCAQRGAAVQAEMGGKNPAVVLADADLDVAVEQIVLGAFRSTGQKCTATSRLVVQDPVADELLDRLQARLASLVVGDPLDAATGMGPLISDSARATVEDGVQRALHQGASAVVPGRPDLPGHGWFSAPRVLVLPSTELDVWRTELFGPVLSVVRAASVQEAFALAGEGEYGLSAAVFTTDLASALSAVDTLDVGVLHINDESAGADPHVPFGGGRHSSLGPKEQGTASRQFFTKTTTVYLRG
- a CDS encoding acetyl-CoA C-acyltransferase, with translation MSPSERDPRTTPVLLAGARTPFGRYQGALSTFSAVDLGGIAARAALQRSGLTGEEVDAVLVGQVVQAGTGQGPARRTAIAAGIGWRAPATTINKICLSGLTSVIDAARLVRCGEADVVLAGGQESMSSAPHLLPRARGGVGFGSATLLDGLSDALTDSFSHLSMGEDTEGRLQAASITRQEQDEVALASHARAAAARDAGRLAEEVVTVRVPQRRGQDIVVEHDEGVRDDTSAASLARLRPAFASSGSITAGNASPLSDGAAFVVVTSEAWARERGREPLAYLGSAGQVAGPDPSLLSQPARAVAAALAREGLGTDDLHVVELNEAFAAVAVQSCRELGLAPEAVNVDGGAIALGHPVGASGARLALHVGHALRRRGGGTGVAALCGGGGQGEALLFHHWG
- a CDS encoding LysR family transcriptional regulator is translated as MDLRWLRAFVAVAEQMHFARAAEGLETATSNVSAQLKALEDHLGVRLLERGRRTTPRLTAAGEVFLPEAHKVLQAVEQAESVGRAAGEGLLGRVRVGYVASAAYSGVLADAVAHVIEDSAVKILIEEMATPEQVEALVAGRIDVGLLRDRPELPDSLSKTVVRREDVLLAVPERHRSGRSGAVLAHELAGERFAVPSFGEAHDARDEVAAVAAAGCLSPPAVIAVRDYLAALALVGAGTAVALVPECLSGLSMPGVRYARLQDVSLQTSLLLVHRSGESAPAVLRVLEGALIGHRPL
- a CDS encoding NAD-dependent succinate-semialdehyde dehydrogenase; the encoded protein is MSDYAVVDPSTGETLRTYPTATDAEMSATLQRADAAQQAWARTSVHERAAAVRAVAALHRQRRQELAEIIQREMGKPLDQGLGEVDFCADIYEYYADRAADFLADEPIQLLGGTGSALVRKAPLGVVLGVMPWNYPYYQVARFAGPSLLIGNAVILKHAPQCPESSAAISDIMTEAGVPAGVYENVYASYEQIEKAIADPRIQGVSLTGSARAGAEIARIAGQNLKKVVLELGGSDPFIVLSTDDLAATVEAAVTARLENSGQACNAAKRFIVVEDLYEEFLERFTAALAAITPQTPSPSGVSLGPLSSSAAADRLQDQIERAVAQGATLVHGGRREGNVFTTTVLTDVTPENEAYREEFFGPVGVVYRVADEAAAVHLANDTPFGLGSYVFTTDPEQAERVADAIRAGMVFINIVAADSPELPFGGTKGSGSGRELGRSGIEEFINRKLIRTAG
- the gabT gene encoding 4-aminobutyrate--2-oxoglutarate transaminase, with the protein product MTTLDDIAVLGGPQLPQRRHLITEVPGPRSRELAARRATALPAGLGSSQPFYVAAAGGGVLVDVDGNSFIDLASGIAVTSVGNSAPRVVEQATAQLQAFTHTCFLVNPYEGYVAVAEQLNRLTPGDHPKRTALFNTGAEAVENAVKYARVATGRPGVVVFDRAYHGRSALTMAMTGKAAPYKSGFGPFPGEVYRAPLPSPFSSHGDEETAREAALDALHELVDIQVGADQIACVVVEPVQGEGGFIVPSEGFLPAVADFARQRGILFVADEVQTGLGRTGRWFASEHEGLVPDLVVSAKALAGGLPLAAVTGRADVMDSVHRGGIGGTYSGNPVACAAALAAIETIEAEGLLERAERLGELMTERLRALAAVDARIGDIRGRGAMVAAEVVVPGTHEPDAGAVAGVIAFAQQAGVVALNAGTRNNVLRFLPPLSISDELLLEGFDVLADAFAASR
- a CDS encoding methyl-accepting chemotaxis protein, with the translated sequence MTIAILAVVVTVVALRASSTGERQAELYNRTLAADQASSVQLTLRQAVVTVDTLAGALAALHQNGGASRTAVTAAVHDTLVANPSLLGVATAWEPNAFDGRDAAFAGASGSSADGRYGVYWYRSGGELSFTTLTSMDDPSQGDWYLGPRQSLKAMLTEPYTYKLDGKEVLMTTATAPVLVQGQFLGVVTADLALTDLTAKLQAIKPYGNGYVSLLSDKGNVVAGPSAQALGKPLQGPLAAVAQQVSAQRTAQTTSLNDPSSGGEALAAVAPVAVTDDQTWALVVSAPRATVLADVARTTWLIVLVGLVAVVLAGALTWWIGTGLVRPVRALRDSLIDIADGEGDLTRRVDSARHDELGQLGGAFNRFADTVAATVREITTEADSLHRAAGALDSTNRSLTTDIDASATRCSEVAGQAGAASAEVTTIASAAEEMGASIAEIARGTHEASRIAAEAVQVSSSTETVFEALSTSSTEIGAIVATITGIAQQTNLLALNATIEAARAGEAGKGFAVVAGEVKDLSGQTARATDDIEQRITRLLSDVGSASSSVSTIGTVVGDLDGIQTSVASAVEEQTAVTAEIATGVTRAALATTAIADTIVQVAAAAESMRFSAAAARASVQDVSATAERMRALVGRFRV